From the genome of Ectobacillus sp. JY-23, one region includes:
- a CDS encoding carbohydrate ABC transporter permease, protein MEHIVQPAQSTKHAKLATLLSIIPGIGQMYNRQILKGILLFVLTGAFFIAFRDLLNMGLWGLVTLGEEVPRDHSIFLLVEGILAIIVVGFGLAIYGFNLRDAYVNGKKRDLGIPLNSVKEQYRNLIDNGFPYLMITPGFVLLVFVVIFPILFVILLGFTNYDLYHSPPAKLVDWVGFQNFVELFTLPMWRDTFLSVLGWTIVWTFTATTLQVGLGIFLAILVNQPDLKGKAIIRTIFILPWAVPAFVSILVFAGMFNESFGAINNQILAMFGIDPKPWMTDPFWTRTAIILLQTWLGFPFIFAMVTGILQSIPADLYEAATIDGATIWQKFTKITLPLVLYATAPILITQYTFNFNNFNLIYLFNGGGPAVPGQNAGSTDILISWIYSLTMTSSQYGKAAAITLLLSVVVITVALWQFKRTKSFQEEDMM, encoded by the coding sequence ATGGAACATATTGTACAACCTGCACAAAGTACAAAGCATGCAAAGCTAGCGACGCTGTTGTCCATTATTCCAGGAATTGGACAGATGTATAACCGTCAAATTTTAAAGGGTATTCTTTTATTTGTTTTAACGGGAGCTTTTTTCATTGCATTTAGAGATTTGTTAAACATGGGGTTATGGGGACTTGTTACACTTGGCGAAGAAGTGCCACGTGATCATTCCATCTTTTTATTGGTAGAAGGTATCTTGGCAATTATTGTTGTAGGATTTGGTCTGGCAATTTATGGATTTAATTTGAGAGATGCATATGTAAACGGTAAAAAACGCGATTTGGGTATTCCACTTAACTCGGTAAAAGAGCAATATCGCAACCTGATCGACAATGGATTTCCATACTTAATGATCACGCCGGGTTTTGTTTTACTTGTATTCGTTGTTATCTTCCCAATTTTATTCGTTATTTTGCTTGGTTTTACAAACTACGATTTGTATCACTCGCCACCGGCGAAGCTTGTGGACTGGGTAGGATTCCAAAACTTCGTTGAGTTGTTCACATTACCAATGTGGCGCGATACATTCCTTAGCGTATTAGGCTGGACAATTGTTTGGACATTTACCGCAACAACACTACAAGTTGGGCTAGGTATTTTCCTTGCGATTTTAGTAAACCAACCCGATCTAAAAGGAAAGGCAATTATCCGTACTATTTTCATTTTACCTTGGGCCGTGCCTGCATTCGTTTCTATTCTTGTGTTTGCAGGGATGTTTAATGAATCTTTTGGTGCAATCAACAACCAAATCCTAGCGATGTTTGGAATCGATCCCAAACCATGGATGACAGATCCATTCTGGACAAGAACAGCAATTATTTTATTGCAAACTTGGCTTGGATTCCCTTTCATCTTCGCAATGGTTACTGGTATTTTGCAGTCTATTCCGGCTGACTTATATGAAGCTGCAACAATTGATGGCGCAACAATCTGGCAAAAATTTACGAAGATTACGTTGCCTCTTGTGTTATACGCAACAGCTCCAATTCTTATTACGCAGTACACGTTTAACTTTAACAATTTTAACTTAATTTACTTGTTTAACGGTGGTGGTCCTGCGGTACCTGGACAAAACGCCGGCTCAACAGACATTTTGATTTCTTGGATTTACAGCTTGACAATGACATCTTCACAGTACGGGAAAGCTGCTGCCATCACATTGCTGCTATCCGTAGTTGTTATTACAGTAGCATTATGGCAATTCAAGAGAACAAAATCATTCCAAGAAGAGGATATGATGTGA
- a CDS encoding sugar ABC transporter permease, with protein MNLKTERAIRLTLSYIVVLIMSAIVLYPVVWIIGSSFNPGDSLSGSTMIPKNASLVHYKDLFDTSQSNYLLWYWNTLKICLATMFFSVLAISFTAYAFSRYRFVGRKNGLVTFLVLQMIPNFSALIALFILAQLTGLIDTHLSLILIYVGGAIPMNTWLMKGYLDTIPKELDESARMDGAGHFRIFIQIIMPLAKPIIAVVALFNFIGPFTDFIIAKILIRSEEKYTLAVGLYDLVAKQFGNEFTKFAAGSVLIAIPIAILFLSLQKYFISGLTAGGTKG; from the coding sequence ATGAATCTAAAAACAGAAAGAGCGATTCGGCTCACTTTATCGTATATCGTTGTTTTGATTATGTCTGCTATCGTTTTGTATCCGGTTGTATGGATTATCGGTTCATCGTTTAACCCGGGTGATAGCTTGTCAGGTTCGACTATGATTCCGAAGAACGCATCTTTGGTTCATTATAAGGATCTATTTGATACAAGCCAAAGCAATTATTTGCTTTGGTACTGGAATACATTGAAGATTTGTTTAGCAACAATGTTCTTTTCTGTATTGGCGATTAGTTTTACGGCTTATGCGTTCTCACGCTATCGTTTTGTTGGTCGTAAAAATGGTTTGGTAACATTCCTTGTATTGCAAATGATTCCAAACTTTTCAGCATTAATCGCGTTGTTCATTTTAGCGCAATTAACAGGTTTAATTGATACGCATCTTTCATTGATTTTGATTTATGTTGGCGGTGCCATCCCAATGAATACATGGTTGATGAAGGGCTACTTGGATACAATTCCAAAGGAGCTGGATGAGTCAGCACGCATGGACGGTGCAGGTCATTTCCGTATTTTTATTCAAATTATCATGCCGCTTGCAAAACCAATTATCGCGGTTGTAGCATTGTTCAACTTTATCGGACCGTTCACCGACTTTATTATCGCGAAAATCTTGATTCGATCTGAAGAAAAATATACATTAGCTGTTGGATTGTATGATTTAGTAGCGAAGCAATTCGGTAACGAATTTACAAAATTCGCTGCAGGGTCTGTTCTAATCGCAATTCCAATTGCTATACTATTCTTGTCGCTTCAAAAGTACTTTATTTCCGGTCTAACTGCTGGAGGTACAAAAGGATAA
- a CDS encoding alpha-amylase family glycosyl hydrolase: MCKKVISLLLIPFLLFYVQPILAAEKEEKNWQDESIYFIMVDRFNNGDQKNDFNVDPENLKAYNGGDLEGIIKRLDYIQKMGFTAIWLTPVVDNEQGGYHGYWTNDYFKVEEHFGSMKDMKRLVKEAHKRDMKVLLDFVGNHTGYKHPWLKDPAKVNWFHENVPILGEDQTSVENGWLAGLPDLNVENPEVKKFLIDNAKWWIQQTDVDGFRLDAVKHVPKAFWSDFSKEVKAVKKDFFLIGEVYNNDPTYIAEYEATGIDAFLNFPYQKEITAAFSKPNVSAERLFNQWKRDERFYQNPYLLGTYLDNHDLKRFTRVAKENKQHPPTRLRLALTYLFTSPGIPIMYYGTEIALDGGEDPDNRRLMDFKTDEDFLQYISKLGELRNDLPALRRGTFEMLYDENGMSVFKRVYKEEVIITAINNTDKTQTVELTHEQLEGNKELRGLLQDDLVRDNNGYKLVIDREQANVYALAEKSGLNIWFIGSIAAVIILFITFLFLAKRRGIKRAS, encoded by the coding sequence ATGTGCAAAAAAGTGATATCACTATTGCTAATCCCGTTTCTTCTTTTTTATGTTCAGCCAATTTTGGCTGCTGAAAAAGAAGAAAAAAACTGGCAAGATGAATCGATTTATTTCATCATGGTTGATCGGTTCAACAATGGGGATCAAAAAAATGATTTTAACGTAGACCCAGAGAATTTAAAAGCATATAACGGAGGCGATTTGGAGGGAATTATCAAGCGTCTGGATTATATTCAAAAGATGGGGTTTACAGCGATTTGGCTAACACCTGTTGTCGATAATGAACAAGGTGGATACCATGGTTATTGGACAAACGATTATTTCAAGGTAGAAGAGCATTTCGGTTCTATGAAAGATATGAAACGGCTCGTCAAAGAGGCCCACAAACGGGATATGAAGGTACTTCTTGATTTTGTCGGCAACCATACCGGCTATAAGCATCCGTGGTTAAAGGATCCGGCTAAGGTAAATTGGTTTCATGAAAATGTGCCTATTTTAGGTGAGGATCAAACCTCAGTAGAAAACGGATGGTTGGCAGGCTTGCCGGATTTAAATGTAGAAAATCCTGAGGTGAAAAAGTTTCTAATTGATAATGCCAAATGGTGGATTCAGCAAACAGATGTAGATGGATTTCGTCTTGATGCAGTTAAGCACGTACCAAAAGCATTTTGGAGTGACTTTAGCAAAGAAGTGAAAGCGGTTAAAAAAGACTTCTTCCTGATTGGAGAAGTATATAATAACGATCCTACGTATATCGCAGAGTATGAAGCAACTGGGATTGACGCTTTTTTGAATTTCCCATATCAAAAGGAAATTACAGCAGCCTTCAGTAAGCCGAATGTATCGGCAGAGCGATTGTTTAACCAGTGGAAGCGTGATGAACGATTTTATCAAAATCCGTACTTGCTTGGCACATACCTTGATAACCATGATTTAAAACGCTTTACAAGGGTGGCGAAGGAGAACAAACAGCATCCGCCGACACGTTTACGCTTGGCGCTTACGTATCTATTTACATCACCGGGTATTCCAATTATGTATTATGGCACAGAAATTGCGCTTGATGGCGGCGAAGATCCTGATAATCGAAGACTGATGGATTTTAAAACAGATGAGGACTTTCTCCAATACATTAGCAAGCTGGGCGAGCTACGCAATGACTTACCAGCACTACGCCGCGGCACATTTGAAATGCTGTATGATGAAAATGGCATGAGCGTATTTAAACGGGTATATAAAGAGGAAGTCATTATTACTGCCATCAATAATACAGATAAAACGCAAACCGTAGAGCTTACACATGAGCAGTTAGAAGGAAACAAGGAGCTTCGAGGTCTTTTGCAGGATGATCTTGTTCGAGATAACAACGGTTATAAGCTTGTAATTGATCGAGAGCAAGCAAACGTATATGCGCTTGCCGAAAAAAGCGGCTTAAATATATGGTTTATTGGTTCCATTGCTGCCGTTATTATTTTATTTATTACATTTTTGTTTTTAGCAAAAAGAAGGGGTATAAAGCGCGCTTCATAA
- a CDS encoding LacI family DNA-binding transcriptional regulator, protein MAVTIKDVAKKANVAPSTVSRVIANSPRISEKTKKRVRKIMDELGYHPNVNARSLANQTTQAIGLIMPSSANKSFQNPFFPEVMRGISSYAHIKDYSLYMNTGETEEEIFEGVVKMVQGKRVDGIVVLYSRMNDLVIQYLTEQQFPFVLIGKPHHASEEITYIDNDNYMAGREVTEYLISLGHEHIAFIGGSPDLMVTKERLAGFKEAIKLADLRLPDEYVFYMDFLREGGQLAVERLMSYEQPPTAIVVTDDLMAMGVLSTLSEKGYHVPDDVSVVSFNNVIFSEIACPPLTSVDVRIFQLGYEAVKSLIEKIEMPEQSSRNIVVPYKIIKRQSCKQMSESQLCP, encoded by the coding sequence ATGGCTGTTACCATTAAAGATGTTGCAAAAAAAGCTAATGTTGCACCTTCCACAGTATCACGTGTTATTGCCAACAGTCCTCGCATTAGCGAGAAAACCAAAAAGCGCGTTCGTAAAATTATGGATGAGCTCGGTTACCATCCAAACGTCAACGCCAGAAGTTTGGCGAATCAAACCACGCAGGCAATCGGACTAATCATGCCGAGTTCGGCCAATAAATCGTTTCAAAATCCGTTTTTTCCGGAAGTAATGCGTGGCATTAGTTCCTACGCACATATCAAGGATTATTCTCTGTACATGAACACGGGAGAGACCGAAGAGGAAATCTTTGAAGGTGTGGTGAAGATGGTACAGGGCAAGCGAGTGGATGGAATTGTTGTACTTTATTCTCGTATGAACGACTTGGTCATTCAATACTTGACTGAACAGCAGTTTCCATTTGTCTTAATTGGGAAACCTCATCACGCTAGCGAAGAGATTACGTACATTGATAACGATAACTATATGGCTGGTCGAGAAGTTACAGAATACTTGATTTCTCTTGGACATGAACATATCGCCTTCATTGGCGGAAGCCCCGATTTAATGGTAACGAAAGAGCGTCTTGCCGGCTTTAAAGAAGCCATTAAGCTTGCGGATTTACGTCTGCCGGACGAGTATGTATTTTATATGGATTTTCTTCGTGAAGGAGGACAGCTTGCCGTCGAAAGGCTCATGTCTTATGAACAGCCTCCAACGGCAATTGTCGTAACTGATGATTTAATGGCAATGGGTGTACTAAGCACACTTTCGGAAAAAGGATATCACGTACCGGATGATGTTTCTGTCGTGAGTTTTAACAATGTAATCTTTTCCGAAATTGCTTGTCCACCGTTGACCTCTGTGGATGTTCGCATTTTCCAGCTTGGTTACGAGGCTGTGAAAAGCTTAATTGAAAAAATTGAAATGCCGGAACAATCATCGCGAAATATTGTCGTGCCGTATAAGATTATTAAAAGACAATCTTGTAAACAAATGAGTGAGAGTCAGCTATGTCCATAA